From one Reyranella humidisoli genomic stretch:
- the mdlC gene encoding benzoylformate decarboxylase, whose translation MRTVKDVTFDLLRKLGVTTVVGNPGSTEETFLKNFPHDFDYVMALQEASVVGIADGLSQGLRKPVIVNVHTGAGMGNALGCIVTAYQNKTPLIVTAGQQTREMLLLEPLLTNIDSTNLPRPWVKWAYEPARAEDIPAAFMRAYATAMQQPSGPVFLSLPLDDWDKPMPEVDAFRTVATRVGPDPVRVAEFAERINAAKSPIVVYGSDLARSQAWDEGIRFAETLGAPVWTAPFAERTPFPENHRLHAGALPAAIGPLGKKFTGHDLVIVIGAPVFRYYPYVGGDYVPKGTHLLQVTDDPNMSSKAPVGDSLVSDAKLFLDAIQPLVKKRTSSVPAPLRAPPRTPDMDSQPLAADAIMVAVRKACPADFVLVEEAPSVVAEMQDQFRIDKPDCFYTFASGGLGWDMPAAVGLALAERSSGRRRPVIALMGDGSFQYSVQALYTAVQQKAHVVFVVLQNHEYAILKSFAELEQTPNVPGLDLPGIDLEALAKGYGAPATLAKTGAEVTAAVAEAIARPGVSVVVVPLTRKRHSLLG comes from the coding sequence ATGCGCACCGTCAAGGACGTCACCTTCGACCTGCTTCGCAAGCTGGGAGTCACCACGGTTGTTGGCAATCCCGGCTCGACGGAAGAAACGTTCCTCAAGAACTTTCCCCATGATTTCGATTATGTGATGGCCCTTCAGGAGGCCAGCGTGGTCGGGATCGCCGACGGCCTTTCGCAAGGCCTCCGCAAGCCGGTGATCGTCAACGTCCACACCGGCGCCGGCATGGGCAATGCGCTCGGTTGCATCGTCACGGCCTACCAGAACAAGACGCCGTTGATCGTCACCGCCGGCCAGCAGACCCGCGAGATGCTCCTGCTCGAGCCGCTCCTGACCAACATCGATTCGACCAACCTGCCGCGACCGTGGGTGAAATGGGCCTACGAACCCGCGCGAGCCGAGGACATCCCAGCGGCCTTCATGCGCGCCTACGCCACGGCGATGCAGCAGCCGAGCGGCCCTGTATTCCTGTCCCTGCCGCTCGACGACTGGGACAAGCCGATGCCCGAGGTCGATGCCTTCCGCACCGTCGCCACGCGCGTCGGCCCCGACCCTGTTCGCGTGGCCGAGTTCGCAGAACGTATCAACGCGGCCAAATCTCCCATCGTCGTCTACGGGTCCGACCTGGCCCGTAGCCAGGCCTGGGATGAAGGCATCCGTTTTGCTGAAACGCTCGGCGCGCCGGTCTGGACCGCCCCCTTCGCCGAACGCACGCCGTTTCCCGAGAACCATCGCCTGCATGCCGGCGCCCTGCCCGCCGCCATCGGACCGCTCGGCAAGAAGTTCACCGGCCACGACCTGGTGATCGTCATCGGAGCGCCGGTCTTCCGCTACTACCCCTATGTGGGCGGTGATTATGTGCCGAAGGGCACTCACCTCCTGCAGGTCACGGACGATCCCAACATGTCGTCCAAGGCGCCGGTCGGCGACAGCCTCGTGTCGGACGCCAAACTGTTTCTCGACGCCATCCAGCCCCTTGTGAAGAAGCGGACCTCGTCTGTGCCGGCGCCGCTGAGAGCTCCGCCCAGGACGCCCGACATGGATTCCCAGCCGCTGGCCGCCGACGCCATCATGGTCGCGGTTCGCAAGGCCTGCCCCGCCGACTTCGTGCTCGTCGAGGAAGCGCCTTCGGTGGTCGCCGAGATGCAGGACCAGTTCCGCATCGACAAGCCCGACTGCTTCTACACCTTCGCCTCGGGTGGCCTGGGCTGGGACATGCCCGCCGCGGTCGGCCTCGCGCTGGCGGAGCGCAGCAGCGGCCGCAGGCGCCCTGTCATCGCGCTGATGGGCGATGGCTCCTTCCAGTATTCCGTGCAGGCGCTCTACACCGCCGTCCAACAGAAGGCACACGTCGTCTTCGTGGTCCTCCAGAACCACGAATACGCGATCCTCAAATCCTTCGCCGAGCTTGAGCAAACCCCCAACGTGCCGGGGCTCGACCTTCCGGGCATCGACCTAGAGGCGCTGGCTAAAGGGTATGGGGCACCGGCGACGCTGGCGAAGACCGGCGCGGAAGTGACGGCGGCCGTGGCCGAAGCCATCGCGCGTCCAGGCGTCAGCGTCGTGGTGGTGCCCCTCACGCGCAAGCGGCACTCGCTGCTGGGCTGA
- a CDS encoding YqaA family protein: MEWVLSPFAVGHAGLFAAAFLAATIFPFQSELVLVGLLVADPSHWPTLLLAASVGNTLGSIVNWILGRFVERFRDRRWFPVKPRDYERVERWYARWGVWSLLFAWLPFGGDALTVVAGALRTPLLLFVVLVAIGKTARYAVLVAATLGWVA; the protein is encoded by the coding sequence ATGGAGTGGGTTCTCAGCCCGTTTGCCGTCGGCCACGCCGGCCTCTTTGCGGCCGCTTTTCTCGCTGCCACGATCTTTCCCTTTCAGTCCGAACTGGTGCTGGTAGGCCTGCTGGTGGCGGACCCATCCCACTGGCCGACGCTCCTCCTGGCCGCCAGCGTGGGCAACACGCTGGGCTCGATCGTGAACTGGATCCTCGGGCGCTTCGTCGAGCGGTTCCGCGACCGCCGCTGGTTTCCGGTGAAGCCCCGCGACTACGAAAGGGTCGAGCGCTGGTACGCACGCTGGGGCGTGTGGTCGTTGCTGTTCGCCTGGCTGCCGTTCGGTGGCGATGCGCTGACGGTCGTGGCGGGGGCTCTGCGCACGCCGCTGCTGCTCTTTGTCGTCCTGGTGGCCATCGGCAAGACCGCGCGCTACGCCGTCCTCGTCGCTGCGACGCTGGGTTGGGTCGCCTAG
- a CDS encoding ABC transporter substrate-binding protein, with translation MQSSSFRRRTGLAALTLTLLSAMPAVGQDKVRFQTDWIPSGEHAMYYGAWSKGIYAKHGIDITITRGYGSGDTVTKVAAGAADFGVADIAAVMTARARTNVPIKTIAVLYNESPHSLFVLKSSGITDFKGLEGKKIGITPGNSHRFYFPEVAKKAGTDPNKLIWTNMDGAAMAAQLIAKNIDAAPFYSIHYYYINKAAVKAGQEILPLPFVEVGFKIYAATLITTDKMAQDKPDLVKRFLAASKEAFEWAAANPEEACKLHVVRFPEVELDDCMGSVKAVMKFVFNDHSKEFGWGKESPERLKFSWETIASANELKPEFDYKTAIDTSKVTK, from the coding sequence ATGCAGTCATCATCGTTCCGCCGACGTACTGGACTGGCGGCTCTTACGCTGACGCTACTTTCGGCGATGCCGGCCGTCGGCCAGGACAAGGTGCGGTTTCAGACCGACTGGATCCCGTCAGGCGAGCACGCGATGTACTATGGTGCCTGGAGCAAGGGCATCTACGCCAAGCACGGCATCGATATCACCATCACGCGCGGCTACGGCTCGGGCGACACCGTCACCAAAGTGGCCGCGGGGGCGGCCGATTTCGGCGTGGCCGACATTGCCGCGGTCATGACGGCGCGGGCGCGGACCAACGTGCCGATCAAGACGATCGCCGTGCTCTACAACGAATCTCCCCATTCGCTGTTCGTGCTGAAGAGTTCAGGCATCACCGACTTCAAGGGGCTGGAAGGCAAGAAGATCGGCATCACGCCGGGCAACAGCCATCGTTTCTACTTCCCGGAGGTCGCAAAGAAGGCGGGGACCGATCCCAACAAGCTGATCTGGACCAACATGGACGGGGCGGCGATGGCGGCCCAGCTCATCGCCAAGAACATCGACGCAGCGCCGTTCTATTCGATCCATTATTATTACATCAACAAGGCGGCGGTTAAGGCCGGCCAGGAAATCCTGCCGCTCCCGTTCGTGGAGGTGGGCTTCAAGATTTACGCGGCCACCTTGATCACCACTGACAAAATGGCCCAGGACAAGCCCGATCTGGTGAAGCGTTTCCTGGCCGCCAGCAAGGAGGCCTTCGAATGGGCCGCCGCCAATCCCGAGGAGGCCTGCAAGCTGCATGTCGTGCGCTTCCCCGAGGTCGAGCTCGACGACTGCATGGGCAGCGTGAAGGCGGTCATGAAGTTCGTCTTCAACGACCACAGCAAGGAATTCGGCTGGGGCAAGGAAAGCCCGGAGCGCCTCAAGTTCTCCTGGGAAACCATTGCTTCGGCCAATGAGCTGAAGCCGGAGTTCGACTACAAGACCGCCATCGATACGAGCAAGGTGACCAAGTAG
- a CDS encoding ABC transporter ATP-binding protein: MISLNRVTRIFNSRDGDQVTALQDVSLEIGRNEFITLVGPSGCGKSTLLRIVAGLILPTAGRASIGGAAITEPRSETGIVFQAPTLLPWASVLDNVLFPLRMMHRIDSTSTDKAMALLKLVGLSGFESKSPRELSGGMQQRVAICRALVHDPDILLMDEPFGALDALTREEMTMELLRIWSERPKTVLFVTHSITEAVVLADRVVVMSPRPGRIQEIIEIGLPRPRSFETEATPEFHEASQHIRQLIFGTRHVGPGRAAA, translated from the coding sequence ATGATCTCGCTCAACCGGGTCACGCGCATCTTCAACAGCCGTGACGGCGACCAGGTCACGGCGTTGCAGGATGTCTCCCTCGAGATCGGCCGCAACGAGTTCATCACGCTGGTCGGTCCCTCTGGCTGCGGCAAGTCCACCCTGCTGCGCATCGTGGCGGGCCTGATCCTGCCCACGGCGGGACGGGCCTCGATCGGAGGGGCGGCGATCACCGAGCCGCGCTCGGAGACCGGCATCGTTTTCCAGGCGCCGACCCTGCTGCCCTGGGCCAGTGTGCTCGATAACGTGCTGTTCCCGCTGCGGATGATGCACCGCATCGATTCAACCAGCACCGACAAGGCGATGGCGCTGCTGAAGCTGGTGGGACTTTCCGGCTTCGAGAGCAAGTCGCCGCGCGAACTGTCGGGCGGCATGCAGCAGCGTGTCGCGATCTGCCGCGCTCTTGTGCACGATCCCGACATCCTTCTGATGGACGAGCCGTTCGGCGCCCTCGACGCTCTGACGCGCGAGGAAATGACCATGGAGCTGCTGCGCATCTGGAGCGAGCGGCCAAAGACGGTGCTGTTCGTGACCCACTCGATCACCGAGGCGGTGGTGCTGGCGGACCGCGTGGTCGTGATGTCGCCGCGCCCCGGCCGCATCCAGGAAATCATCGAGATAGGCTTGCCGCGGCCGCGCAGTTTCGAGACCGAGGCCACGCCGGAATTCCACGAGGCCAGCCAGCACATCCGTCAACTCATCTTTGGAACACGCCATGTCGGTCCAGGCCGCGCCGCCGCTTGA
- a CDS encoding ABC transporter permease — protein sequence MSVQAAPPLEERQKPPRRRKKSAALYEVVLPLIATAGLFLLWEAACRAFKIPGYLLPAPSEIWKDTLAIGPTVAGHTMATFKTVMLGFVVSILISLPLAVVLTASPAIAAAVYPFLVWTQSIPKVALAPILVVLLGTNELPRIVITVLVAFFPLVISVATGLLSVPPELIELSRACRASKLSELLRIRLPYAIPFIFAGLKVAISLAVVGAVVAEFVNADAGLGFLIQTSTAFFKVPVAFGALIILSVMGVVLFQLVVAAERIFFPWSSSNTTPGA from the coding sequence ATGTCGGTCCAGGCCGCGCCGCCGCTTGAGGAGCGGCAGAAGCCGCCCCGTCGCCGCAAGAAGAGCGCGGCCCTCTATGAGGTCGTGCTGCCTCTGATCGCCACGGCCGGCCTTTTTCTCCTGTGGGAAGCCGCCTGCCGGGCGTTCAAAATTCCGGGCTACCTGCTGCCGGCACCCAGTGAGATCTGGAAGGACACGCTGGCGATCGGCCCCACCGTCGCGGGCCATACGATGGCGACGTTCAAGACCGTGATGCTGGGGTTCGTCGTGTCGATCCTGATCAGCCTGCCGCTGGCCGTGGTCCTGACCGCGTCGCCCGCGATCGCCGCGGCGGTCTATCCGTTCCTGGTGTGGACGCAATCGATACCGAAGGTGGCGCTGGCGCCGATCCTGGTCGTGCTTCTGGGTACCAACGAGCTGCCGCGCATCGTCATCACCGTGTTGGTGGCGTTCTTTCCGCTGGTGATCTCGGTTGCGACGGGGCTGCTCTCCGTGCCGCCGGAGCTGATCGAACTCAGCCGCGCCTGTCGTGCCTCGAAGCTCAGCGAACTGCTCCGGATCAGGCTGCCCTATGCGATCCCGTTCATCTTCGCCGGCCTCAAGGTCGCGATCTCGCTCGCCGTCGTCGGCGCGGTCGTGGCGGAGTTCGTCAATGCGGATGCTGGTCTCGGATTCCTGATCCAGACCTCGACTGCGTTCTTCAAGGTGCCGGTCGCCTTCGGAGCGCTTATCATCCTGTCGGTGATGGGCGTCGTCCTGTTCCAGCTCGTGGTGGCCGCCGAACGGATATTCTTCCCGTGGTCGAGCAGCAACACGACACCGGGTGCCTGA
- a CDS encoding amidohydrolase family protein: protein MAKKPNTPMTVIRGGRVVDIKGHSAPKADILVKGDTIVEIGAKVAAPDSATVIDASGKLLHPGLINGHTHSHGNLAKGMVDRVTLELLLTASPYMSGARTLEDKYLSSLIGAAEMVMKGCTAAYDLAAEFPMPTAEGLAAIGQAYADMGMRAMLAPMVADTSFFQAIPGLMDQLPPSLQKEVEAYRFSPYKASVKQMKKALHGWKLDGQGVHLAVAPTIPHHCSKEFLLACLRLARDYDTGLHSHVSESKVQVIAGYKLYGTSLTAYMDSLGLVGPKFTVGHGVWLDGDDMKLLGDKGASVSHNPGSNMVLGNGIADMRGMLDAKVNVGIGTDGASCSDNQNMYENMRLASMVSKVQGPDNRKWIRTEEVLHAATAGSARALGLGEKIGKIEVGYKADIVFLDLGHINWIPCNDPTNQIVHTEDGSAVESVMIAGRMVLEDRKLLNVDMVQLARLAEKARERLDRGRKPAKALYDKLEKVVNTFCPGLAKQPLHIDRFGGSHHHGYHHHH, encoded by the coding sequence ATGGCAAAGAAGCCGAATACGCCGATGACGGTGATCCGTGGCGGCCGCGTGGTCGACATCAAGGGCCATTCCGCGCCCAAGGCCGATATCCTCGTGAAGGGCGATACGATCGTCGAGATCGGGGCGAAGGTCGCGGCCCCGGATTCCGCCACGGTGATCGATGCCAGCGGCAAGCTGCTGCATCCAGGCCTGATCAACGGGCATACCCACAGCCACGGCAACCTCGCCAAGGGCATGGTCGATCGCGTGACCCTCGAACTGTTGCTGACGGCCAGCCCTTACATGAGCGGCGCCCGCACGCTGGAGGACAAGTACCTGTCGAGCCTGATCGGCGCTGCCGAGATGGTGATGAAGGGCTGCACCGCGGCCTATGACCTGGCGGCCGAGTTTCCGATGCCGACGGCGGAAGGGCTGGCGGCCATCGGTCAGGCCTACGCCGACATGGGTATGCGCGCCATGCTCGCGCCGATGGTGGCCGATACGAGCTTTTTCCAGGCGATCCCCGGCCTGATGGACCAGCTGCCGCCGTCGCTGCAGAAGGAAGTCGAGGCCTATCGATTCTCGCCCTACAAGGCGAGCGTGAAGCAGATGAAGAAGGCGCTGCACGGCTGGAAGCTCGACGGGCAGGGCGTTCATCTCGCCGTCGCGCCGACCATCCCGCACCACTGCAGCAAGGAATTCCTGCTGGCCTGCCTGAGGCTCGCCAGGGACTACGACACCGGCCTGCACAGCCATGTCTCCGAATCGAAGGTTCAGGTGATCGCGGGCTACAAGCTCTACGGCACCTCGCTCACGGCCTACATGGATTCGCTGGGCCTTGTCGGGCCGAAGTTCACTGTCGGCCACGGTGTATGGCTCGACGGCGACGACATGAAGCTGCTGGGCGACAAGGGTGCGTCGGTCTCGCACAATCCGGGTTCCAACATGGTGCTGGGTAACGGCATCGCCGACATGCGCGGCATGCTGGATGCAAAGGTGAATGTCGGCATCGGCACCGACGGAGCGAGCTGCTCGGACAATCAGAACATGTACGAGAACATGCGGCTGGCCTCGATGGTCTCGAAAGTGCAGGGGCCGGATAACCGGAAGTGGATCAGGACCGAGGAGGTGCTGCACGCGGCGACTGCCGGCAGCGCGCGGGCGCTCGGCCTGGGTGAAAAGATCGGGAAGATCGAGGTCGGCTACAAGGCCGATATCGTCTTCCTCGACCTCGGCCACATCAACTGGATCCCATGCAACGATCCGACCAACCAGATCGTCCATACAGAGGACGGCTCGGCCGTCGAATCGGTGATGATCGCCGGACGCATGGTGCTGGAGGACCGCAAACTGCTGAACGTCGACATGGTGCAGTTGGCGCGGCTGGCCGAGAAGGCACGGGAGCGGCTCGACAGGGGCCGCAAGCCCGCCAAGGCGCTCTACGACAAGCTGGAAAAGGTCGTGAACACCTTCTGCCCGGGTCTGGCCAAGCAGCCGCTACATATCGACCGGTTCGGCGGCAGCCACCATCATGGCTACCACCACCATCACTAG
- a CDS encoding DUF2628 domain-containing protein — protein sequence MIVDALFPTYRFDKADNEDFMVIDQWSYVWAAFSGPLFVLTKGLYLLALVDVLAMAAIAAGAIFGLTIIVYLFSASMEGMILMLVTVVGGFALNGIVAVRLVRYGYLKNGWRLGY from the coding sequence GTGATCGTAGACGCTCTGTTTCCGACGTACCGCTTCGACAAGGCCGATAACGAGGATTTCATGGTTATCGACCAGTGGTCCTATGTCTGGGCGGCATTTTCCGGGCCGTTGTTCGTCCTCACCAAGGGGCTCTATCTGCTGGCCCTGGTCGACGTGCTGGCCATGGCGGCGATCGCGGCAGGCGCAATCTTCGGGCTGACAATCATCGTCTATCTGTTCAGCGCCTCGATGGAAGGCATGATCCTGATGCTGGTGACGGTGGTCGGCGGATTCGCGCTGAACGGCATCGTAGCCGTGCGCCTGGTGCGCTACGGCTACCTGAAGAACGGTTGGCGCCTCGGCTACTAG
- a CDS encoding NnrU family protein — protein MTLLILGLVLFLGIHTFTTMRGARAAAIGRLGEGGYKGLYSLLAAVGLALIVIGFGRYRSGGYIQIWDPPRSFLHPFSLFLLWFAFVSLTAAYAPAGRIKSLLRHPMLVAVKAWALSHLLVNGDLGSMLLFGGLLAWAVYDRIAVKRRGDPGAPASGWSLNDLLVVVIGTVAYVAMFWLHDTLIGVTAA, from the coding sequence ATGACTCTGCTCATCCTTGGTCTCGTCCTCTTCCTGGGTATTCATACTTTTACAACCATGAGGGGTGCGCGAGCCGCCGCCATCGGACGTCTGGGCGAAGGTGGCTACAAGGGCCTCTATTCGCTCCTGGCTGCGGTCGGCCTCGCGTTGATCGTCATCGGTTTCGGACGCTATCGAAGCGGTGGATACATCCAGATCTGGGATCCGCCTCGTTCGTTCCTTCATCCTTTCTCCCTCTTCCTGTTGTGGTTTGCCTTCGTCTCCCTGACGGCGGCTTATGCGCCCGCGGGCCGTATCAAATCGCTGCTCCGGCATCCCATGCTGGTCGCCGTCAAGGCCTGGGCCCTGTCGCACCTTCTGGTGAATGGCGACCTGGGGTCGATGCTTCTCTTCGGCGGACTGCTGGCCTGGGCGGTTTACGACCGGATCGCCGTGAAAAGGCGAGGCGATCCGGGCGCCCCTGCGTCGGGCTGGTCGCTAAACGATCTGCTGGTCGTCGTGATCGGTACAGTGGCCTACGTCGCCATGTTCTGGTTGCACGATACTTTGATCGGCGTTACCGCGGCTTGA
- a CDS encoding chromate transporter, producing the protein MKNLWDLAGVFAYLSLLTVGGGMAAFPEMKELTVDTYHWLTFPELLHFYSLGQLAPGPNMMMVASIGVVVGHIPGALVALIAFFLPTGLLTFFIGRLWTHLATWRWRPSIQAGLGSVAVGLVLAGAIIMGRGAITDLFFGVISLVVFLLLWRTKINPAYPIVASGLVGMALHYFTVA; encoded by the coding sequence GTGAAGAATCTCTGGGATCTCGCAGGCGTCTTCGCCTACCTCTCGCTCCTCACCGTGGGCGGCGGCATGGCCGCTTTCCCGGAAATGAAGGAACTCACGGTCGATACCTATCACTGGCTGACCTTTCCCGAGCTCCTGCATTTCTACAGCCTGGGCCAGCTCGCGCCGGGACCGAACATGATGATGGTCGCTTCGATCGGCGTCGTCGTCGGCCACATTCCGGGCGCACTGGTGGCGTTGATCGCATTCTTCCTGCCGACGGGCCTGCTCACCTTCTTCATCGGCCGTCTCTGGACGCATCTGGCGACCTGGCGGTGGCGGCCGTCCATTCAGGCCGGCCTGGGCTCCGTTGCCGTGGGCCTCGTACTCGCCGGCGCGATCATCATGGGGAGAGGAGCGATCACCGACCTGTTCTTCGGCGTGATTTCGCTCGTCGTATTCCTGCTGCTGTGGCGGACCAAGATCAATCCCGCCTACCCGATCGTCGCGTCCGGCCTGGTCGGAATGGCGCTGCACTACTTCACGGTAGCCTGA
- a CDS encoding chromate transporter, producing the protein MSVADTSPPPPPPSLGKLFWVFLVMGATSLGGGVVGYLRTGLVVRQRWLDDLSFVELLSISQTLPGLNATNMSILVGDRLRGGMGALVATLGMCLPGASLMIAAGFAYGAGGDGPWSKAFLHGIAAGAVGLIVVVLVQLGAKTLKTLADYVFVLLTAAAVAFFKVPVPYALIVAGIVAIWWHRPRDKDVP; encoded by the coding sequence ATGAGCGTCGCAGACACGTCCCCGCCACCGCCTCCGCCTTCGCTCGGAAAGCTCTTCTGGGTATTTCTCGTTATGGGCGCGACCAGCCTGGGCGGCGGTGTCGTCGGCTACCTGCGGACCGGTCTGGTGGTGCGCCAGCGCTGGCTGGACGATCTCAGCTTCGTCGAGCTGCTCTCCATCAGCCAGACCCTGCCCGGCCTCAATGCCACCAACATGTCGATCCTGGTGGGCGACCGGTTGCGCGGCGGGATGGGGGCGCTCGTCGCCACGCTGGGCATGTGCCTGCCGGGCGCTTCGCTGATGATCGCCGCGGGCTTCGCCTACGGCGCAGGCGGCGACGGTCCCTGGTCCAAGGCCTTCCTGCACGGGATCGCGGCCGGTGCGGTGGGGCTGATCGTGGTCGTGCTGGTCCAGCTCGGCGCCAAGACCCTCAAGACCCTTGCCGATTACGTCTTCGTACTTCTCACCGCCGCGGCCGTCGCCTTCTTCAAGGTGCCGGTACCCTATGCATTGATCGTGGCCGGCATCGTCGCGATCTGGTGGCATCGCCCGCGCGACAAGGACGTCCCGTGA
- the bamE gene encoding outer membrane protein assembly factor BamE domain-containing protein yields MKYSACLLSIALLTGCVHGDNVERLQAGMDRDQVRTLLGPPDGSTHSPGKDCAYYTVLKDFWSRTPWSMSDRYYVCFTDGRVETYGRADQPASAQMTAR; encoded by the coding sequence ATGAAGTACTCTGCATGCCTGCTTTCGATTGCCCTGCTCACGGGCTGCGTGCACGGCGACAATGTCGAACGCCTCCAGGCCGGAATGGATCGCGACCAGGTCCGCACGCTCCTGGGACCGCCCGACGGATCGACGCACTCACCGGGCAAGGACTGCGCCTACTATACGGTTCTCAAGGACTTCTGGAGCCGAACGCCGTGGTCCATGTCAGACCGCTATTACGTCTGCTTCACCGACGGCAGGGTCGAGACCTACGGCCGGGCGGACCAGCCGGCCTCGGCTCAGATGACAGCGCGATAG
- a CDS encoding pyridoxal phosphate-dependent aminotransferase, with product MQDHNRFVAPGLKASLSGATAGLPETPISEVAMTVFGDPDVVPLWFGESDLVTPDFVRNAAAAGLQGGDTFYTWQRGIPELRGALSAYTERLYRIKCPIERLTVTTGGMQAILLTCQLLLDPGDNIAIVSPIWPNITSATKLVGGVPKYVALDRTPSGGWKLDLQKVFDSVDERTRAIFVNSPGNPTGWTMTTEEQAALLDFARKRGVWIMADEVYARLIYSKRPDGRQVAPSFLELAGPGDPVIVLNSFSKPWAMTGWRLGWLTHPAALGDQFAKLVQINTSGAPAFLQKGAVAALEQGDGFIHKMVERCRAGGELVFQRLSALPRVKIARPDAAFYAFFSVDGVEDTLAFCKTMAKQYKVGLAPGEAFGPGGQGNVRLCFASSAERLSKGLDRVEAAIKAL from the coding sequence ATGCAAGACCATAACAGATTTGTCGCGCCGGGCCTCAAGGCGTCGCTGAGCGGCGCCACGGCCGGCCTGCCCGAAACCCCCATTTCCGAAGTGGCGATGACGGTGTTCGGCGATCCCGACGTCGTGCCGCTGTGGTTCGGCGAGAGCGATCTCGTGACCCCGGATTTCGTGCGCAATGCGGCCGCCGCCGGCCTGCAGGGCGGCGACACGTTCTATACGTGGCAGCGCGGCATCCCCGAGCTGCGCGGCGCGCTGTCGGCCTACACGGAGCGCCTCTATCGCATCAAGTGCCCGATCGAGCGCCTCACGGTCACGACCGGCGGCATGCAGGCGATCCTGCTGACCTGCCAGCTGCTGCTGGACCCGGGCGACAACATCGCCATCGTCTCGCCGATCTGGCCCAACATCACCTCGGCCACCAAGCTGGTGGGCGGCGTGCCGAAATACGTCGCGCTCGACCGTACGCCATCGGGCGGATGGAAGCTCGACCTGCAGAAGGTCTTCGACTCGGTCGATGAGCGCACGCGCGCGATCTTCGTGAACTCGCCGGGCAATCCGACCGGCTGGACGATGACCACGGAAGAGCAGGCGGCCCTGTTGGACTTCGCTCGCAAGCGCGGTGTCTGGATCATGGCCGACGAGGTCTATGCCCGCCTGATCTACAGCAAGCGGCCCGACGGCCGGCAGGTGGCGCCTTCGTTCCTCGAACTGGCCGGTCCCGGCGATCCGGTGATCGTGCTCAACAGCTTCTCCAAGCCATGGGCGATGACGGGCTGGCGGCTGGGCTGGCTCACCCATCCGGCGGCGCTGGGCGACCAGTTCGCCAAGCTGGTGCAGATCAACACGTCGGGCGCGCCGGCCTTCCTGCAGAAAGGCGCCGTGGCGGCGCTGGAGCAGGGCGACGGCTTCATCCACAAGATGGTCGAGCGCTGCCGCGCCGGCGGCGAACTGGTATTCCAGCGCCTCTCGGCCCTGCCGAGGGTCAAGATCGCGCGGCCGGATGCCGCCTTCTACGCCTTCTTCTCGGTCGATGGCGTCGAAGATACGCTGGCCTTCTGCAAGACCATGGCCAAGCAGTACAAGGTCGGGCTCGCGCCCGGTGAAGCCTTCGGGCCGGGCGGGCAGGGCAACGTACGCCTGTGCTTCGCGTCGAGCGCGGAGCGTCTCAGCAAGGGCCTCGATCGCGTCGAAGCGGCGATCAAGGCGTTGTAG
- a CDS encoding ABC transporter ATP-binding protein yields MSATPSIAVQHLRKVYGEIVAVDDLSFSVPPGTVLGLLGGNGAGKTTTIAMLLGLLEPTGGSIEILGIDMLRRRYAALPRMNFSSPYVDLPHRLTVRQNLQFYGQLYGVKDLKRRIVEIAEHMQVAPFLDRPAGKLSAGQKTRVALAKALINKPDVLLLDEPTASLDPDTADWVRGYLESYQHETHATILLASHNMGEVERLCDDVILLQAGRVFERGSPRELLERFGREDMEEVFLDMARGRGRGLDALKPAGGKP; encoded by the coding sequence GTGTCCGCAACTCCCTCCATCGCCGTCCAGCACCTGCGCAAGGTGTATGGCGAGATCGTCGCCGTCGACGATCTGAGTTTCTCGGTGCCGCCCGGCACCGTGCTTGGACTGCTGGGCGGAAACGGCGCCGGCAAGACCACGACCATCGCGATGCTGCTGGGCCTGCTCGAACCGACGGGTGGCAGCATCGAGATCCTGGGCATCGACATGCTGCGGCGGCGCTATGCGGCGCTGCCACGCATGAACTTCTCCTCGCCCTATGTCGACCTGCCGCATCGGCTGACGGTGCGCCAGAACCTGCAGTTCTATGGCCAGCTCTACGGTGTGAAGGACCTGAAGCGCCGCATCGTCGAGATCGCCGAGCACATGCAGGTGGCGCCGTTCCTGGATCGGCCGGCGGGCAAGCTGTCGGCCGGCCAGAAGACGCGCGTCGCGCTGGCCAAGGCGCTGATCAACAAGCCCGACGTGCTGCTGCTCGACGAGCCAACGGCCTCGCTCGATCCCGACACCGCCGACTGGGTGCGCGGCTACCTCGAAAGCTACCAGCACGAGACCCACGCCACGATCCTGCTGGCCTCGCACAACATGGGCGAGGTCGAGCGGCTGTGTGACGACGTGATTCTGCTGCAGGCGGGCAGGGTCTTCGAAAGGGGCAGCCCGCGTGAACTGCTGGAACGTTTCGGCCGCGAGGACATGGAGGAAGTGTTTCTCGACATGGCGCGTGGCCGCGGTCGCGGGCTCGACGCGCTCAAGCCCGCAGGAGGGAAGCCATGA